The proteins below come from a single Procambarus clarkii isolate CNS0578487 chromosome 26, FALCON_Pclarkii_2.0, whole genome shotgun sequence genomic window:
- the LOC138368957 gene encoding zinc finger protein 436-like: MSDKLYECQACGKTFSRLGNMKNHKMVHTDLKPRTCLEYGESFCQTGTLKKLKMANLGSKSYECFECGETFSRIKNLKKHKMMHKGEKPFSCDVCGKNFSTRRNIIRHLLVHSGEKSHECPECGKRFSRYDFLKKHRIVHTGEKPHRCDVCGKNLSSRSSLNDHMLMHTGEKPFMCDECGKSFRYRSHIVRHMMEHSGEKPYECLECCKKFFRNDHLKSHQRVHTREKFQD, from the coding sequence ATGAGTGATAAACTCTACGAGTGTCAAGCGTGTGGGAAAACATTTAGtcgtcttggaaatatgaagaaccACAAAATGGTGCATACTGATCTTAAACCTCGCACTTGTCTCGAATATGGTGAAAGTTTCTGCCAAACTGGAACTCTGAAAAAACTCAAGATGGCAAATTTGGGTAGTAAATCATATGAGTGTTTTGAGTGCGGAGAAACGTTCAGCCGAATAAAAAATTTAAAGAAACACAAAATGATGCACAAAGGTGAAAAACCCTTCAGCTGTGATGTTTGTGGAAAGAATTTCAGTACCCGTCGAAATATAATTAGGCACTTGTTAGTACACTCTGGTGAGAAAtcccacgagtgtccagagtgtgggaaaagattctctCGATATGACTTTTTGAAGAAACACAGAATTGTGCATACGGGTGAAAAGCCTCATAGGTGTGATGTATGTGGGAAAAATTTGAGTAGTCGTAGCAGTCTAAATGATCACATGTTAATGCATACTGGAGAAAAACCTTTCATGTGTGATGAGTGTGGAAAAAGTTTCAGGTATCGTAGCCATATAGTTAGGCACATGATGGAGCATTCTGGTGAGAAACCTTACGAGTGTCTAGAGTGTTGTAAAAAATTCTTTCGAAATGATCATTTGAAGAGCCACCAAAGAGTGCATACTAGAGAAAAATTTCAAGACTGA